One part of the Silurus meridionalis isolate SWU-2019-XX chromosome 26, ASM1480568v1, whole genome shotgun sequence genome encodes these proteins:
- the ahr2 gene encoding aryl hydrocarbon receptor 2, with translation MKKTVGGANGWPAGTLGLNGQTTSSLDGVSFSEGELLLQALNGFVMVITSEGYVFYSSPTIQDYLGFHQSDVVHQSVFDLIHTDDRAMFRRQLHFALKSTQAELTDDAESLQKKSSIVNYNPQQLPPENSSFLERSFCCRFRCLLDNSSGFLALNFQGRLKYLHGQNKMAEDGTLAHPQLGLFVIATPLQPPSILEIRSKTLIFQTKHKLDFTPIGIDTRGKVVLGYNEIELCMRGSGYQFIHAADMMYCADNHLRMIKTGESGFTVFRLLTKSGTWVWVQANARLVFKNGRPDFIVARQRALTNEEGEEHLHQRKLQLPFSIATGEGVLYETTPSPDMTNISKQIKGGKVSKPAVLPPSSLLSSMLKQDENLYQPNSEPSQFCLEKAFRDSHALVNVPGKSWTEAERSTVGIKEESTVQDMMDSLQQIIGDSSMCNLEELTLDQEELKEWENALLRMNNMSGFEMSVELNDILANDIFLYVEDVLFKECSPNMSDQLPECLSELQLQGDLNDLLGIPEEGLDTGSPGRGIMKLAHIGPEMPLGQQVNSAEPYVEICESMNFDSSLSGQQNQDRLVQQTATSHQNQAELGLNVQNHIQGGNLVYPTIQNHVGFYNQNSVPLSHVVKPRGQWVGPQAPSSNNIPHSQNALLNPAPSACLRGAFSLSNQSVDNQRLATWQQSQPSVQPKVPNIPNVQNIPNDHLHGHTVPFTRLIPQSNFGSGSISQPNVRGNALHGQLVGLVHPSNAVFGQQGNHLQTSNAVYNQQGELLNSTTPAHISSCMFESAIQTPPNGVRYSSTGQDTAIPSCQTEFMAPNLPQGPYGFQSRPSENLTSSVGVAPDSAVTCHLQQQFLTCNSQTQISNCPVKESRPFQFAPVTGGTLCFTNNTQNDSF, from the exons TCGGATGTGGTGCACCAGAGTGTGTTTGATCTGATCCACACTGATGATCGGGCCATGTTCAGGAGACAGCTGCATTTTGCCCTGAAATCCACACAGGCTGAGCTCACTGATGATGCTGAaa GCCTCCAGAAAAAGAGCAGCATCGTCAATTACAATCCTCAGCAACTGCCACCAGAGAACTCATCCTTCCTGGAGAGGAGCTTCTGCTGCCGCTTTCGCTGCCTCTTAGATAACTCTTCCGGCTTcctg GCCCTGAACTTCCAGGGTCGATTGAAGTATCTTCACGGCCAAAACAAGATGGCTGAGGATGGCACTCTGGCGCATCCTCAGCTGGGTTTGTTTGTCATAGCTACGCCACTCCAGCCGCCCTCCATCTTGGAAATCCGAAGCAAGACGCTCATCTTCCAGACCAAACACAAACTGGACTTTACACCTATAGGCATCGACACCAG GGGGAAAGTGGTGCTGGGTTACAACGAGATCGAGCTGTGCATGAGAGGGTCTGGTTACCAGTTTATCCACGCTGCAGATATGATGTACTGTGCCGACAACCACCTGAGAA TGATTAAAACTGGTGAAAGTGGTTTCACGGTCTTCCGGCTGCTGACCAAGTCAGGAACCTGGGTCTGGGTGCAGGCCAATGCCAGACTCGTCTTCAAAAACGGACGACCAGACTTTATTGTGGCACGACAGAGAGCTTTAAC GAATGAGGAAGGTGAAGAGCATCTTCATCAGAGAAAGCTACAGTTGCCCTTCAGTATTGCCACTGGGGAAGGTGTGCTATATGAGACAACCCCTTCTCCAGACATGACTAACATCTCTAAACAAATCAAAGGGGGAAAGGTCAGCAAGCCTGCCGTGCTGCCGCCAAGCTCACTGCTGAGCTCCATGCTGAAGCAGGATGAAAATCTCTACCAGCCCAACAGTGAGCCCTCGCAGTTCTGCCTGGAAAAGGCATTCCGGGACAGCCACGCCCTTGTCAATGTTCCCGGAAAGTCCTGGACAGAAGCAGAAAGGAGCACTGTGGGCATCAAGGAGGAATCGACAGTGCAGGACATGATGGACAGCTTGCAGCAGATCATCGGAGACAGCAGCATGTGTAACCTGGAGGAGCTAACCCTCGACCAGGAGGAGCTGAAGGAATGGGAGAATGCGTTGCTTCGAATGAACAACATGAGCGGCTTTGAGATGTCCGTCGAGCTTAACGACATCCTGGCCAACGACATCTTCTTGTACGTTGAGGACGTTCTGTTCAAGGAGTGCAGCCCCAACATGAGCGACCAGCTTCCTGAGTGTCTGTCCGAGCTGCAGCTTCAGGGAGACCTTAATGACCTCCTAGGCATTCCAGAAGAAGGTCTTGATACAGGAAGCCCAGGCAGAGGGATAATGAAACTTGCCCACATTGGGCCAGAGATGCCTTTGGGGCAGCAGGTAAATTCTGCAGAACCATATGTGGAAATTTGTGAAAGCATGAATTTTGATTCTTCACTTTCTGGGCAACAGAACCAGGACAGGCTGGTGCAGCAGACAGCAACAAGCCATCAAAACCAAGCAGAGCTCGGACTGAATGTTCAGAATCATATCCAAGGTGGAAACCTGGTCTATCCCACCATTCAGAACCATGTAGGCTTTTATAACCAGAATTCTGTCCCGCTCAGTCACGTAGTCAAGCCGAGAGGTCAGTGGGTGGGGCCTCAGGCACCCAGCAGCAACAATATTCCACATTCACAAAACGCCCTGTTAAACCCTGCACCAAGTGCCTGCCTCCGGGGGGCATTTTCTCTCAGCAATCAGAGCGTAGACAATCAAAGACTTGCGACATGGCAGCAATCCCAACCGTCTGTTCAACCCAAAGTTCCCAACATTCCCAACGTACAGAACATCCCAAACGATCATCTGCATGGCCATACAGTCCCATTCACTAGGTTAATACCGCAGTCTAACTTTGGCTCGGGGTCCATTTCTCAGCCGAATGTAAGGGGTAATGCACTTCATGGCCAACTGGTGGGGCTTGTGCATCCATCTAACGCTGTGTTTGGGCAGCAGGGGAATCATTTGCAGACATCTAATGCAGTGTATAACCAGCAGGGGGAGCTGCTGAACAGCACGACTCCCGCACATATTAGCAGTTGCATGTTCGAGAGTGCGATTCAAACCCCCCCGAACGGTGTACGCTACAGTTCGACTGGACAGGACACGGCGATTCCGTCCTGCCAGACCGAGTTCATGGCGCCGAATTTGCCACAGGGCCCGTACGGGTTTCAGAGCAGACCCTCTGAGAACTTAACGAGCAGTGTGGGCGTGGCACCGGACAGCGCCGTCACCTGCCACCTGCAGCAGCAGTTCCTAACCTGCAACAGCCAGACGCAG ATCTCGAATTGTCCGGTCAAGGAGAGCAGACCATTTCAATTTGCCCCTGTGACGGGGGGGACACTGTGCTTCACCAACAACACCCAGAATGACAGtttttaa